From Crassaminicella indica, one genomic window encodes:
- a CDS encoding OPT family oligopeptide transporter: MADNNKEFKPFITADKILPELTFISVISGIVLAIVFGVVNAYLGLKVGMTISASIPAAVVAMSVTRVIMKRDSILESNMVQTIGSAGESLAAGVVFTIPAMFLWSNSVGIDAPSVKFITLVSLFGGVLGIMFMIPLRKAFIVKEHGHLPYPEGTACANVLLAGEEGGEKAKATFAGIGFGAIYKLLTDGFKLFPSKLEVYINKPFNTLIGLDALPAVLSVGFIIGKRIAGFMLAGSLMGWFVIIPLISEFGINSKAIIFPASVAIGKLSSWDIWNAYIKYIGAGAVAFGGIISLIRSIPIIYETIIETIKDYHEIIGGKSTLRTEQDIPLSTIGLTIVFIIFAITVLPSIGIGIVGALLIVIFGFFFAIVSSRIVGLVGSSSNPISGMTIATLIISSLAFKMSCGAGNEVIFAVFTVGAIICIIVAMAGDTSQDLKTGFLVGATPYKQQIGEIIGGVVSALALAGVLVLLNRAWGFGSFELPAPQATLVKLVVEGVMQGNLPWSLIFIGVGIGIVIELLELPILPIAIGLYLPINLTTTIFIGGLIRGVLDCINLDDFEKNGKIDFGILYASGMIAGEGVVGVILALLAVLNIDISVGVNIGSFGTIILFGLLVYMLMRWSLFKKIYKYE, from the coding sequence ATGGCTGATAATAATAAAGAATTTAAGCCATTTATAACAGCAGATAAGATACTTCCTGAATTGACTTTTATATCAGTTATTTCGGGAATTGTGTTAGCAATAGTATTTGGTGTAGTAAATGCGTACTTAGGATTGAAGGTTGGTATGACAATAAGTGCTTCCATACCAGCAGCAGTTGTAGCAATGAGTGTAACACGGGTAATTATGAAAAGAGATTCTATACTAGAGAGTAATATGGTTCAAACTATTGGATCGGCTGGTGAATCATTGGCTGCAGGGGTAGTGTTTACAATCCCTGCAATGTTTCTATGGTCAAATTCAGTAGGAATAGATGCTCCTAGTGTTAAGTTTATAACATTGGTATCTTTATTTGGGGGAGTTTTAGGAATTATGTTCATGATTCCTTTAAGAAAAGCATTTATTGTAAAGGAGCATGGACATTTACCTTATCCAGAGGGGACAGCTTGTGCAAATGTACTTTTAGCAGGTGAAGAAGGCGGAGAGAAAGCAAAAGCAACATTTGCAGGGATAGGATTTGGTGCAATATACAAGCTATTAACAGATGGTTTTAAATTATTTCCTTCAAAATTAGAAGTATATATTAATAAACCATTTAATACATTAATAGGTCTAGATGCATTGCCTGCTGTATTAAGTGTAGGATTTATAATAGGAAAAAGAATTGCAGGTTTTATGTTGGCTGGTTCATTAATGGGATGGTTTGTGATTATTCCTTTGATATCAGAATTTGGAATAAATAGTAAGGCTATTATATTTCCTGCATCTGTTGCTATTGGAAAACTTAGTAGTTGGGATATATGGAATGCTTATATAAAATATATAGGTGCAGGGGCTGTGGCTTTTGGAGGAATAATCAGTCTTATAAGATCTATTCCTATTATATATGAAACAATTATAGAAACTATAAAAGATTATCATGAAATTATAGGAGGGAAAAGTACTTTACGAACAGAACAAGATATACCTTTGTCAACAATAGGATTGACAATAGTATTTATTATATTTGCAATAACTGTATTGCCATCTATTGGAATTGGTATAGTAGGTGCTTTGTTGATTGTAATATTTGGATTTTTTTTCGCAATAGTATCTTCTCGTATAGTAGGACTTGTTGGGAGTTCTTCAAATCCTATTTCAGGTATGACAATTGCCACTCTAATAATTTCATCGTTAGCATTTAAAATGAGTTGTGGTGCAGGAAATGAAGTAATATTTGCTGTATTTACGGTAGGAGCTATTATATGTATTATTGTAGCTATGGCAGGAGATACTTCTCAAGACCTTAAAACTGGATTCTTAGTAGGAGCGACTCCTTATAAACAACAAATAGGAGAAATTATAGGGGGTGTAGTAAGTGCTTTAGCTTTAGCTGGAGTGCTGGTTTTACTAAATAGGGCATGGGGATTCGGGTCATTTGAACTTCCAGCTCCACAAGCAACACTTGTAAAATTAGTAGTTGAAGGAGTTATGCAGGGGAACCTACCGTGGTCTTTAATATTTATTGGTGTAGGGATTGGAATAGTTATAGAACTCCTTGAATTACCAATACTTCCTATAGCTATAGGTTTATACCTTCCAATCAATCTTACTACCACAATTTTTATAGGAGGACTTATAAGAGGTGTTTTGGATTGTATTAATTTAGATGATTTTGAGAAAAATGGAAAAATAGATTTTGGTATTTTATATGCATCAGGTATGATTGCTGGTGAAGGTGTTGTTGGTGTTATATTAGCTTTGTTAGCTGTATTAAATATAGATATTTCAGTAGGTGTAAATATTGGTAGCTTTGGGACAATTATTTTGTTTGGATTACTTGTATATATGCTTATGAGATGGTCATTATTTAAAAAGATATATAAATATGAATAA
- a CDS encoding TetR/AcrR family transcriptional regulator: MTTKNKILMASLKFFLVRGYENTTLSMIADAVNIKKPSIYYHFKSKEDLLFNSIYFILDNLEKQITHSITKSDNPKQQLESFFECILDFNSKLSLMIGNDFNAPINFITIFQLYSNRFCELSKRINEYYENISSILKDIIDQGQKKKLIKNTLDKEMTVIDIISRIEGLIALSTIYKSIDLNSIRNQLYENLWASISLENNSPKTKKFFNYGHINLGRKW; encoded by the coding sequence ATGACTACAAAAAATAAAATTCTAATGGCTTCACTAAAGTTTTTCTTAGTCCGAGGATATGAAAATACGACATTGAGCATGATTGCAGATGCAGTAAATATAAAAAAACCTTCTATTTATTACCATTTTAAATCAAAAGAAGATTTACTATTTAATAGTATTTACTTTATATTAGATAATTTAGAAAAACAAATCACACATTCAATAACTAAGTCAGATAATCCTAAACAGCAACTAGAATCATTTTTTGAATGTATTTTAGATTTTAATTCTAAGCTTTCACTAATGATTGGTAATGATTTCAATGCTCCTATTAACTTTATTACAATTTTTCAACTTTATTCTAATAGATTCTGTGAACTTTCTAAAAGGATCAATGAATACTATGAAAATATTAGTAGCATTCTAAAAGATATTATTGATCAAGGTCAAAAGAAAAAACTTATCAAGAACACCCTTGATAAGGAAATGACTGTAATTGATATCATTTCAAGAATAGAAGGACTTATAGCTCTTTCAACTATTTATAAGTCAATAGATTTAAACAGTATTAGAAATCAACTATACGAAAATCTATGGGCAAGTATTTCATTAGAAAATAATTCGCCCAAGACTAAGAAATTCTTTAACTATGGTCACATTAATTTAGGTAGAAAATGGTAA
- a CDS encoding DNA-3-methyladenine glycosylase family protein: MKYKIIEKEGKVIVEDIKDFEPAHIFECGQCFRWNKEADGSFTGVAKGRVINVLKDENRVIFNNTNKEEFLNIWVDYFDLNRDYEEIKKRLAKKDSVMKKAIHYGTGIRLLNQDEWEILLSFIISSNRSIPLIKKSIESLCRRYGDFIEEYRGKKYYAFPKLEELLNKSVEEIKESHTGYRAKYIVDTVAIAAERQIEIYNLKKLSTSDAKKQLLKFSGVGPKVADCILLFSMRKFDAFPIDVWVRRIMEYFYFPEGTTLKKLQLFAKEHFGEEAGFAQQYLFYYARELGIGK; encoded by the coding sequence TTGAAATATAAGATTATTGAAAAAGAGGGAAAAGTTATTGTAGAAGATATAAAAGATTTTGAGCCTGCTCATATTTTTGAGTGTGGACAGTGCTTTCGATGGAATAAAGAAGCTGATGGCAGCTTTACAGGAGTAGCAAAAGGAAGGGTCATCAATGTTTTAAAGGATGAAAATAGAGTTATATTTAATAATACTAATAAAGAAGAGTTTTTGAATATATGGGTAGACTATTTTGACTTAAATAGAGATTATGAAGAAATAAAGAAAAGATTGGCAAAGAAGGACTCGGTGATGAAAAAAGCTATTCACTATGGAACAGGAATAAGGCTTTTGAATCAAGATGAATGGGAAATATTGCTTTCTTTTATTATTTCTTCAAATCGTAGTATTCCATTGATTAAAAAGTCTATTGAAAGCTTATGTAGAAGATATGGAGATTTTATAGAAGAATACAGAGGAAAAAAATATTATGCTTTTCCAAAGCTAGAAGAGCTTCTTAATAAATCAGTTGAGGAAATCAAAGAGAGTCATACAGGCTATCGAGCAAAGTATATTGTAGATACAGTAGCAATTGCAGCAGAAAGGCAGATTGAAATATACAATTTGAAAAAGCTATCTACATCAGATGCAAAAAAACAATTGCTAAAATTTAGTGGAGTAGGACCTAAGGTTGCAGATTGTATTCTATTATTTTCTATGAGGAAATTTGATGCTTTTCCTATAGATGTATGGGTTAGAAGAATCATGGAATACTTTTATTTTCCCGAAGGAACAACATTAAAAAAGCTACAGCTATTTGCAAAAGAACATTTTGGAGAAGAAGCAGGGTTTGCTCAGCAGTATCTTTTTTATTATGCAAGAGAATTAGGAATTGGAAAATAG